In a genomic window of Caloenas nicobarica isolate bCalNic1 chromosome 1, bCalNic1.hap1, whole genome shotgun sequence:
- the ATP6V0A4 gene encoding V-type proton ATPase 116 kDa subunit a 4 isoform X2 — protein MSSVFRSEEMSLMQLFLQVEAAYCCVAELGELGLVQFRDLNVNVSSFQRKFVKEVRRCESLERILRFLENEVEGNVEIVKLEKYPETPLPREMIDLEAVLEKLGAELVEANRNQQMLKQNFLELMELKHLLKKTQDFFEAETNLPDDFFSEDTSGLLELRSAPAAAAAKLGFTAGVIKRERMLLFERLLWRACRGNIYLRYTEMDMPLEDPVTREEVKKNMFIIFYQGEQLKQKIKKICEGFRTTVYPCPESATERREMLDGVNTRIEDLNTVITQTESHRQQLLHEAAASLWSWRIKVKKIKAIYHMLNCCNIDVTQQCVIAEIWFPVADTGRIKKALHQGMERSGSAMTPILTAVHTKMAPPTFNRTNKFTAGFQNIVDAYGVGNYREMNPAPYTIITFPFLFAVMFGDCGHGAVMLGFALWMVVNEESLLAQKSTNEIWDTFFSGRYLILLMGIFSMYTGFIYNDCFSKSFNIFGSSWHIIPMFKNSTWNKDVLQDNTELQLDPAVPGVYSGNPYPFGIDPIWNIASNKLTFLNSYKMKMSVVIGIVHMIFGVILSLFNHIYFKKYINIVLQFIPEMIFIISLFGYLVFMIIFKWCHFDVHSSQSAPSILIHFINMFLFNYSDTSNASLYLHQKEVQSFLVIFALIAVPWMLLIKPFILRANHQKAQRMVQSQAVSGNPGGENEVDVPETNHFKKASQGDHSGGHGGHGDDDEENCQRFSGPW, from the exons ATGTCCTCGGTCTTCCGGAGTGAGGAGATGAGCCTGATGCAGCTCTTCCTGCAAGTGGAGGCTGCCTACTGCTGCGTGGCTGAGCTCGGGGAGCTGGGTCTGGTCCAGTTCAGAGAT CTGAATGTGAATGTGAGCAGCTTCCAGAGAAAGTTTGTGAAAGAAGTGAGAAGGTGTGAATCCTTGGAGAGGATCCTGC GTTTTCTGGAAAATGAGGTGGAAGGCAATGTTGAGATAGTCAAACTAGAAAAGTACCCAGAGACGCCCCTGCCTCGGGAAATGATTGATTTGGAG GCAGTGCTGGAGAAACTTGGAGCTGAGCTGGTGGAAGCCAACCGTAACCAGCAAATGCTGAAGCAGAACTTCCTCGAACTGATGGAACTCAAACATCTGCTGAAGAAAACCCAGGACTTCTTCGAG GCAGAAACCAATCTGCCAGATGATTTCTTCAGTGAAGACACCTCTGGACTGCTGGAGCTGAGAAGCGCTCCTGCCGCTGCAGCTGCCAAATTGGG ATTCACAGCAGGGGTAATAAAGAGGGAACGGATGTTACTCTTTGAGCGTTTGCTGTGGCGAGCCTGCAGGGGAAACATCTACCTGAGATACACTGAAATGGACATGCCCCTGGAGGACCCTGTGACG AGAGAAGAGGTGAAGAAGAACATGTTCATTATCTTCTATCAAGGAGagcagctgaaacaaaaaatcaagAAGATTTGTGAAGG ATTTCGTACCACAGTCTATCCCTGTCCAGAGTCTGCCACCGAGCGCCGAGAAATGCTTGACGGAGTCAACACAAGGATCGAGGATTTAAACACA GTGATAACCCAAACTGAGTCCCACCGCCAGCAACTGCTGCATGAGGCAGCAGCGAGCTTGTGGTCCTGGAGGATCAAGGTGAAGAAAATCAAGGCCATCTACCACATGCTGAATTGCTGTAACATTGATGTCACCCAGCAATGCGTCATCGCAGAGATCTGGTTCCCAGTGGCTGATACTGGCCGGATAAAAAAAGCTCTCCATCAGGGAATG GAGCGCAGTGGCTCTGCTATGACCCCTATCCTGACTGCCGTACACACCAAGATGGCACCACCCACCTTCAACAGGACCAACAAGTTCACGGCTGGATTTCAGAACATCGTGGATGCATACGGTGTGGGCAACTACAGAGAGATGAACCCAG cTCCATACACTATCATTACATTCCCCTTCTTGTTTGCGGTGATGTTTGGGGATTGTGGCCATGGCGCTGTCATGCTGGGCTTTGCCCTCTGGATGGTCGTTAATGAGGAAAGCCTTCTGGCCCAGAAAAGCACTAATGAG ATCTGGGACACCTTTTTCAGCGGGCGCTACCTGATcctgctcatgggcatattctCCATGTACACTGGCTTCATCTACAATGACTGCTTCTCCAAATCTTTCAACATCTTTGGCTCTTCATGGCATATCATCCCCATGTTTAAAAATAGCACTTGGAA taagGACGTGCTTCAGGACAATACGGAGCTGCAGTTGGATCCGGCAGTCCCCGGAGTCTACTCTGGAAATCCATATCCATTTGGAATAGATCCg ATCTGGAACATTGCATCAAACAAGCTGACTTTCCTGAACTCCTACAAAATGAAGATGTCAGTTGTCATAGGGATTGTGCACATGATTTTTGGGGTGATACTCAGTCTCTTCAACCACAT CTACTTCAAGAAATACATAAACATTGTCCTTCAGTTCATTCCAGAGATGATTTTTATTATCTCTCTTTTTGGTTACCTGGTCTTCATGATTATTTTCAAATGGTGTCATTTTGATGTCCACTCATCCCAGAGTGCACCAAGCATCCTCATCCACTTCATCAATATGTTTCTGTTCAATTACAGTGACACTTCAAATGCTTCATTGTATCTGCATCAG aaAGAAGTGCAGAGTTTCTTGGTCATATTTGCTCTGATTGCTGTTCCCTGGATGCTCCTAATTAAACCTTTCATCCTCCGAGCCAACCACCAGAAAGCACAGCGCATG